Genomic segment of Nocardiopsis mwathae:
TCCGGCGCCGCCCGCCCGCCGCCGACGGGGAGCCGGGCGGGTGGTTGACAAAGCCCGCGGCGGCGGCGCACACTCAAATCATTCCTTCAAGTGAAAACTAGTTTCCGCATAATGAAATAAACGATCTGGTTCGCATCTGATCCCAGCCCCCGTCAAGGAGACGACACATGAGCCACGCACGGCGCCCCGCACCGGGCGGCGCACCGGGGCACACGCTGCGCTACACCGTGAACTGCTCGCTGCTGTTCACCGAGCTGCCGCTGCTGGAGCGCCCGGCCGCGGCGCGCGCGGCGGGGTTCGACGCCGTCGAGTTCTGGTGGCCGTTCGAGAGCGCGGTGCCCGCGGACAAGGACGTCGAGGCCTTCATCGCGGCCCTCGACGACGCCGGCGTCCACCTCACCGGCCTCAACTTCTTCGCCGGGGCGCTGCCCGGCCCCGACCGCGGGGTCCTCTCCCGACCCGACCGGGTCGGCGAGTTCCGCGACAACATCGACGTCGTCCTCGGCATCGCCGAACGCACCGGAACCCGGGCCTTCAACGCGCTCTACGGCCTGCGCCAGGAGGGCGTCGACCCGGCCGAGCAGGACCGCCTCGCCCTGGAGAGCGTGCTCGCCGCCGCCGCGGCCGTCGCGGCCGTCGACGGGACCGTCCTCATCGAGCCGATCAGCGGCGCACCGGACTACCCGCTCACGACCGCCGCGGACGGGCTGGCCTTCGTGGCCAGGGCACGCGCCGCCGGTGCGCGCAACGTCGCCCTCCTCGCCGACTTCTTCCACCTCGCGGTCAACGGCGACGACGTCGCCTCGGTCGTCCGCGACCACGCCGCGGATTTCGGGCACATCCAGATCGCCGACGCCCCCGGCCGCGGCGAACCCGGTACCGGAGAGCTTCCGATCCACGCCCTCCTGGCCGCGGCCCAGGCCGGCGGCTACGGCGGCCACGTCGGCCTGGAGTACAAGCCGACCGTCCCCAGCTCCGACAGCTTCGGC
This window contains:
- a CDS encoding hydroxypyruvate isomerase family protein, which gives rise to MSHARRPAPGGAPGHTLRYTVNCSLLFTELPLLERPAAARAAGFDAVEFWWPFESAVPADKDVEAFIAALDDAGVHLTGLNFFAGALPGPDRGVLSRPDRVGEFRDNIDVVLGIAERTGTRAFNALYGLRQEGVDPAEQDRLALESVLAAAAAVAAVDGTVLIEPISGAPDYPLTTAADGLAFVARARAAGARNVALLADFFHLAVNGDDVASVVRDHAADFGHIQIADAPGRGEPGTGELPIHALLAAAQAGGYGGHVGLEYKPTVPSSDSFGWLRA